The Halorussus gelatinilyticus genome contains the following window.
CCCCTCGGGACGGTGGACCGAACCCCGTCTCTGACGGGCGAACTGGACTCGGCCAGCGTCGAGCACTGTGCCCAGCGTGGCCGGAGTCGTCGAACGGTCGCGGCAGTTCGTCCCACCGCTACTGCCGTGACGAGAGGGTGGTGCGACGTTACGTGTTGGAGTCGGTCGTCTCGCCGTCACCGCCGTCGGTGACCGTGGGCTTCGACCGGAACTCCGATTCCGCGCCGAACTGCTGGTCGGCCGACGCCGCGTCGTCGTTCACGTCGAACTCGTCCACCAGTTCCTTGAGGGCGTCCGCGGAGTCCGAGACCGTCTCGACGTTCCGCGACACGTCGTTGATGGCCGCGGTCTGCTCCTGAGTCGCCGACGAGACGGAACTCGCTTCGGCCGCGGTCTGTTGGCTCACGCCGGACACCTCGTCCACCATCGCCACCACTTCCTCCGTGGAGACCGCCTGGTCCTCGGCGGCCTCGGAGATCTCCTCGACGCCGTGTTCGGCCTCCTGTATCGCTCCGGCGATGTCGTCGAACATCTCGATGGCGTCTCCGATGGTCTCGGACCCGGTCTCGACTCGCTCCTGCATCGAGCGCATGTCGCCGACGGTGTCGTCGGTGTGGGTCTGAATCTCCTCGATGCGGCTCTCGACCTCTTCGGTCGCGTCGCCGGCCTCGTTCGCCAGCGATTTGATCTCGTTGGCAACGACCGCGAACCCTTCGCCGGCCTCGCCCGCCCGCGCGGCCTCGATGGAGGCGTTCAGCGCGAGGAGGTTCGTCTGCTCGGCGATGTCCGTGATCAACTGGACGATGTCGTTTATCTCCTCTATCTGGCCCTCCAGATTCTCGACCTGTTCGACGGCGGTGTCGGCCTCGGATTCGATGGCCGAGATCTCCGCGGTGGCGTCGGCGGCGTGTTCGCGGCCCCGGTCGGCGAGTTCCACCGCCTCGTTGGCGGTCTCGACCACGCCGTCGGCCGACGAGGCGACTTCCTCGATGGTGGCCGACAGGTCGTTCATCTCGCTGGCCGCGGCCTGTAGCTGTTCGGTCTGCTGTTCGGCACCGAACGCGATCTCCTCGACGGACTCGGCGGTCTCTTGACTCGCGGCCTCTATCTGCTGGGCGCTGGTCGCGGTCTCGTCGCTCACGCGAGCGAAGCGGTCGGCGAGGTCCTTGACCTCGGCCAGACTGCTCTCGATTTCGGTCAGTCCGGCGTCGAGGTCGGACATCACCGCGCCGTACTGGCCCGGCAGTTCGGCGTCCACGTCCTGGTCGAGGGTCCCCTCGCGCAACTGCTGGCTGGCGTCCCGAATCCGGTCGAAACTCGCCCCGAGTTGTTCGACGCCGGTTTCGAGGTCGGCGAGGACCGCGCCGTACTCGCCGGGGAGGTCGGTATCGACCTGCTGGTCGAGGCGTCCCTCCCGAATCTGCTCGCTGGTCCGGCGAATCTCGTCGAACCCGACCTGTAGTTTCTCGATGCCCTCGTCGATGTCGGTCATTATCGCGCCGTACTCGCCGGGAAGGTCGGTATCGACCTCCTGGTCGAGTTCCCCGTTTCCGAGGTTCTCGCTGACGGTCTGCAGTTCCGCGACCTGCGTCCGGAGGTTCGCCTGCATCTCGTCGAACGCCTCGACGAGTTCCCCGATTTCGTCGTCGGACGCCGAGATGTCTGCGTTCTCGTCGAAGCGCCCGTCGGCGAGCGCCGTCGCGCGGTCCCGAATCTGCTCTATCGGCGTCGAGAAGTACTCCGCCGCCTTGTATCCCAGTGCCACGACGGCCACGACGAGGCCGACGACGAGCAGGATGACGAAGTTCCGGGCGTCGGTCGTCCGGTCGCGCAGGTCCTGTCTCAGCGCGGCGGCCGGCGCTTTCACGTCGCTCTCCGGGACAGTTCCCAGTAGCGCGAACTGTCTGTCACTGAACTGGAGCGGGGCGTAGGACACGTAGTACCGACGCTCGGTACCGGCCTCGGTTCGCGTGTACGTGTTCAGTCCGGTCTCGCCCGCCAGTATTCGTTTCTGAGCGAGCGCGGCGAGCGACCCCGCGTAGGCCTCGTCACCGATGTTGGCTCCGGACTCGACTACCGACCGGTTGGGGTGGCTCAGCACCCGGCCCTCGTCGTTCACGATGGTCAGGTGGCCGGTTTCGCCGACCGTGACGTGGTTGGTCATGCCGGTGAGGATGCTGTAGTTGAACCGCAGCGCGACGGTGCCGGCGAACTCGCCGCCGTGGTAGACCGGCGTCGTGATGTACGCCACTTGCTTGCCGCCGACCGACCGAACCTCGCCGAAGTGGACCGCACCCTTCTCCAGCGACTTCGTTTGATTGAACCAGGCGGCGTCGGCGTAGGAGGTCCCCTCGACCGACTCCGTCGTAACCCCGTCCTCAGTCGCGTGCGCTCTGAGGACGCCCTGGCCCTTCTCGTCGGTCATGATGACCTCGTCGTAGGCCCGCACCGACTCGCCGCCGACAGCGACGGTTCTGGTGTTCAGGTAACTCCGGAACGACTCGTTGATTCCGTTACGCGCGTTCTGCACGGCCGCGGTCTGGAGTTCGTAGTAGTAGACGCTGGGGGCGAGGACCCAGTCGAAGTCCTCGTGGTAGGTGTAGGCGATGAACTTCCGCTCCTTGGGGTTGCCCTTCTGGGTGGTGTCCTCCCAGTCGTACTCGGCGATGCCCCACTTCGACCCGTTCCGGATGGCGGGGCTCGACTCGACGTTCGACCGGATGTCTTCGAAGACGGTCAGCGAGGCGTCCTCCTTGAGGTTGAACCCGTCTTCGAGGCTGTGGTGGGCGACGATGTTCGAGTCGAGGTCGGTCACGTACGCGTACCCGGTGTCGCCGATGTACCCCGGTTGGAACATCTCGGCCAGGGTGCCGTCCGGACGCGTTCCGCTCGCGGTCGTCCCCACGAGTATGGTCTCGACCCTGTTCTCTACCTGCTGCTGTTCGGCCGACGACAGGTCCTCCCAGTTTCGGCCACCGTACTCCTCTTCGAGAACCGTCTGCTTCGTCGTCTCGATGGTGTCGTGCATCTGGAGCGCGGTGTACCCGACCTGCTTCTGACTCTGTCGCTGGATGAGTTCCATCTCACCGTCGCTCGCGGCCTGATAGTTCTGCACCGAGGTGGACTCCGCCAGCGAGCGCGCGTCCACCCGCCGGACGTTGAGCAGGTTCTCGAACTCCTCGGTTCTCGCTTCGACGGTGCTGTTCAGGTCCTTGGTTATCTGGTCTTCGAGGTGCTTCGAACTCTGGTCCTGCGCGTAGGACCCGATGTCCTGCATGTTCTGGAGTCCGGCCATCCCGACCACCGAAACCGGGACGAGCGAGATGACCAGCAACAGCACGATGAGTTTCGTCCGTATCTTCATCGTCGCTCCCCCGTCCGAGACGGTTCCCGTCTCTCGACGCGGCGGTTCGGCCGACCGGTGGGCGGACCGCTCCAACTTTCACGTTTGTCAACGCGTGTCTCGTTGAACGATGCCATGCCTGTACCACCAAAAACCGCTCATTTAAACGTTGGTACTGGATTTTTAGCTGTGATAACTACGGGATTAATTACTCGGCAATTTTTGACATACTTAACGCCAGTATGTTATATGACATTACGGACTTACGTCGTCGGAGACGGGTCCTCGAAATCCGAGAAATAGCGACGGTCGGAATCGGTGAATGACTTACTGTGGTGGCGCTTCCGAGACTTCCTCCAGCACGTCCGCGACACCCTTGCCGTTGCGCTCGTTGTAGAGCAGCACGTCGATGGGCAGGGTCGGCGCGCCGCCGACCAGATTCTCCATGACGACGAGGCGCTCGCGGGCGCGGGACATGCCGACGTAGAAGACGCGCCGTTCGTTGTCGGTCAGGGTCGGCACGGGGTCGGTCGTGGAGGTGAACTCCTCGCCGTCCACCGGGCCGTCCACCGTCGCGGCCATCTGCTCGACCACCTTCTCGGTCAGGTCCGTGGCGACGAACACGTGGTCGGCCTCCCGACCCTTCGCGGAGTGGATGGTGCCGATGCGGACGCGGTCGGCCTCCATCCCCTCGTAGTCGCCGCCGAAGTAGGCCCGCATCGAGTTCTTCTGGAAACTCGTGACCTTCCGGACCATGTCCGCGGCCGAGGCCGGACCGGGCATGAACGGCGCGAAGTCGGTCACGAAGTCGTGTTCGACCTCGATTTCCGCGAGGTCGTCGGTGTCGGCCGCCTCCTTGCGCTCGTCTATCTCGTCGAAGAGGTCGTCGCGCTCGTTGGTGCCGAACGCCGAGTCCTGTAGCATGTCGGCGAGCCGTCGGGCCTGTAGCGCCGTAATCGGCTCCTCGGCGTCTATCTTCTCGACCGCGTCGACGTACTGCTGGAGGCGGTCGGTCCACATTCGCTGGTCGGTCAGGCACTTGAACGGGACGCCCTCGTCGATGAACTCGTCGATGAACCGGAACATCTGGTAGCGCGCCCGGAACAGAAGCATCAGCGTGCCGTCGTGTTCCTCGATGGTGTACCGGACGTTCCGGACGAGTTCGAGCATCGAGGGGCTATCGACCTGTTCGACGGTGCCGCCCTGCTTGCGCGGCGAGAGGTTCTTCTCCTGGCGCTTGTCGATGTGGCGCACCTCGTGTTGGACGACCCGCAGAATCTCGGAGGGGAGTCGGTGGGACGTGTCGAGAATCACGTCGTCGCCGCCCTCTTCGAGGAGCAGGCCGGGGTCCGCACCCTGCCACGCGTAGACCACCTGGTCGTCGTCGCCCGCGATGAGGACCTTCTCCATGTGGGGCTTCCACTCCTCGTACACGTCGTACTGGAGGCTCGTGATGTCCTGAAACTCGTCGATGACGAGGTAGTCGACGTTCGGGAGGAGCGACCGCTGGCGCACGCGCTGGAGCATGTCCGCGAAGCCGACCAAGTCGTTCTCGCCCTTGTAGCTCCGCCACGCCCGGATGGCCTCGGGCACGTCGAGCCGGTCGTCGTCGCTGGGCCACGTCGGGGTGTACTTGTTGCCCTCTTGGGCGTTCGGGTCGATGTCCGGCGGCAGGCGGACCTCCTCGTCGTTCCACTGGAAGGGCACGTCGTACCAGTCGGCCACGTCGCGGCGGGTCCGCTGGAGCCACTGGCTCGTGGCGATTATCTTGTTGCCGAGCGTGGTCGAGCGGGCGGTCCGGCGGCCGGCACCGCTGTACTCGTCCTCGAACTCGATGCCGAAGTCCTCGCAGAACTCCTTCTTGTCGGACTCGCCGACCACGTCGTTCCGGGAGAGGTCGAGTAGTTCGTAGGCCTTCGCGTGCATTGTGCAGACGGACCCCTGCAACGAGCGGGGGTTCAAATCGCGGCGCTCGGCGAGGCGCTCCCGAACCTCGTTGGCGGCCGCGCGAGTGTACGAGACCAGCAGAATGTCGTTGACGCCGACGCCGTCTCGGTCGAGGAGACCTTCGACCCTGTCGAGCAGCTCGGTGGTCTTCCCGCTTCCGGGGCCACCGAACAGCCGGGTCACTCGTTCCTCCGTTTCTTGACTCATTACCACAACCCCATGACCCCCGTACTCATAAATGGACGTGAATCGGACCGGCGCCGAAGTCGCCGGTAGCGCGGCGACTTCGGCGGGGGTCGTTCGGCGGGGAGGACTGCGGAAAAAGGCTAGGAAGTGTTTCGCGGCGACCGGGCCTCGCGGACCTCGCTACCGTCCCGAATCTTGTCCTCGCACTCGGGGCAGACACGCGGGTCATCAATCTCCCGCGGTGTGAACACTCGTGCGTACGCTTCGGTGACGAACGAACCGCAGTTCTGGCACTCAGGCATTTCTCTTCTTCCACTACGGAAATCTTACACTATATTTCTATCGACACTGACCGCAACGTCTCGTTACTCCGACTAAGCGCTTCATACCGGATAACGGCGGTTCTGCGGAAGTTAGGAAGTAATCTTATACTTCCGGTTTCCGTACCGGTCGCGTTCGTTCGAGGTCGAAATCCGACTCCGCCCGCGTCACGATTCTCTCTCGCCGCGACGGTCCGAGTGTCCGAGGGTCACCGCCGGCCGTACGAACAGTCGCCGCCCAGCGACGACTACGACCGCTCGGCGACGCTCGCGCGGCGAGCGTCGCCCGACTAGCCGTGTTCGCTGCTCTCCGTCACCCGAGCCACCGCATCAGGATTCCCACGAGGATGGTCAGGATACCGAGAATCGTGGCGACGGGCGGAATGGGCACGAACAGCAGGACGATTCCGGCGAGGATGACGAGCGTCGAGAACCGTACCATACCGCTCGCTACGCTCCGGAGTCGGAAACCGATTGCTGCCGTCTCCGCCGGCCCGTGCGCCGAAAAAAGCGGTCGGTCGTCAGACGATGCGCTGCACCGATTCGGGAGGTGGCCGACTACGGTCGCCAGCCGCATACCGAGCATTCGCTCGCGGCCGTGTCGTGGAGTCCGCCGCAGTCCGGGCACTTCTTCTTGTTGTAGTCCTCCTCCCAGCCGACTGTCTCGGTGTCGTGGCCACGCTCGGACAAGAATTCGTCGAACACGTCGTCGTCGCCGGTCGGTGCGGTCGCCATACATGGTATGATAATGCACACCAGTATAAAACCGTGTTGGTGTAACACATGGATTACCGCGATTCGGAAAGCTCGTATTTCTCGCGTGGTTGAACCTGTCGCCTCGGGTAGGGCGGGCTTAACCCTCGAAACCACTATCGCCGAAAAGAGACGCCGACCGCTACTCGAACTTCACGCCCACGTCGTGCATCCCGTCGTTCTCGACGGCGAGGTTGATGAGCAGGGGCGTCATGCTCTCGACCTCGGCCGCGTTGGCGATTCCGCCGGCCTTCAGCGCGCGCAGACCCTCTATCTGGTCGCCCAACTGGACCACCGTCTCCACCGCGTCCTCGTCGTCGCCGACGACGAGCGTGTCGAGGTCCAGTTCCACGTCCAGATTCGCCAACCGGTCGGCCGAGAGGTTGTGGAAGGCTCCGACGACGGGGACGCCCTCTGGCGCGGCGTCGGCGACCAGTTGCGTCACGCTCCCGGCCTTCGGGGGCTTGTAGTGGAACCCCTCGTCGTCGCGGTCCATCCCGACCGCCGGGGAGACCAGCACGTCGGCGTCCTCGATGCGGTCGGCGATCGACTCCACGAGGTCCCGGACGTGGAACGCGGGCACCGCCAGCACCACAACGTCTGCGCGGTCGGCCGCCATCTCGTTGGCGAACCCCTTCACGTCGCGCTCGACGCCCACGCTGTCGAGTTCGGTCTCGTACTCGCCGGCCTTCGTCCGGGCCTTCTCGGGGTCTCGAGAGCCGACGAGAATCTCGTGGCCGGTGTCTCGTGCCCACCGCAGCGCGAGTGCCTGTCCGATGTCGCCGGTCCCGCCGAGGAGTGCGATTCGCATACCGCACAGTCCGGGCGGGGCCGGATTAAAGATTCTCACTCCGCGCCGCGCTCGGCAACGAGCGCGGCCCGAATCCGGTCGTATCCCCCGCGGTAGGCCGTCCGACGGCCGACGTGAAGCCCGACGAGCGTCGCGGCGGCCTGTCCGACCGTCTCGGCCGTCGAGTCGGGCGCGACGACGAACTCGACGGCTTCCATCCCGAGGTAGGCGACGACGAACGTCGTCAAGAAGAACATCGTCAGGCGACCCGCGCCCTCGCTCGGGAACCGGTCCAACTCGCGGGTGACGTACCAGTTGGCTATCGGGACCCCGACGACCGACGCCCCGGCGACGTACGGGAGTATCCGGGTCGGGTTCGGCGCGAGGAGCGCCCCCAGTAGGTAGGCCAGAAAGCCTCCGATACCGAGCGTCCAGACCGCTCGTTCGACGCTCCGGGGGTTCACGCCTCGCTCGCCTCCCTGTCTTCGTCGTGCTCTCCGAGGAGTCGCGCGAGTCCGCCGAAGTACGCGAGCCAGACGATTACTCCCGAACCGCCAAAGAGGACGACGAAACCGAGGAGCGGCCAACGTGTCCCGCTGACTACGTTGTGCCAACCGATTTGGAGTGCGGCGATTCCGACCACGAAGAGGAGGTGGTCCTGCCACCTCTGCCAGAGAATCCGCGGGTCGTACCGGTACGCGACCGGGAGGACGACTGCGAACGCAGTGCCGATGTAGCGCAACTGCGTAAACGGGTCGGGCGGTGAGAGAACAGCGCCGAGCGGGACGCCGACGAACGACGCGTCTACGAACGCCTGCCCGAGTCGGGACCAGTCCATATTGGACTCCCCGGACTCGAACCTCAAAAGGGTCCCTACTCTAATAAGTCCGGCAGGTCGTTCACCGAGTCGAGGACCGCGGCCGCGCCCGCCGCCTCGTACTTCCGGCGACCCCCTTCGCCGGTCAGGCCGCCGGTCAGGACGCCGACGCCGAAGTAGTCCCGGTCGGGGTCCTCGTCGGCGGCGTTTACGGCGGTCTTCACGTCGTCTAAGGTGTCGCCGACGAAGACCACCGACTCCGCGCCGAACCGCTCGGCGAGCGTGACGAGCGCGCGGGGATGGGGCTTGCCCTCCTCCCAGTCGTCCATCGTGAATCGGCGGTCGTCGGGCAAGTCGAGACCTGCCCGGCGCTGGGCGATGTCGGCCTCGTCGCTGGGCCGCCCCGTGACGACGCCCAACTGGTACTCGGCCAGCGCGTCCAGCGTCTCGGCGTCGAGCAGGACCGGTTCGTCGTGGATGAAGCCGGGTGCGTCGAGGTCCGGTTCTCCGCCCTCGATTTCCGCGTACAGCTCCGCGCCGAGGTAGAGCTGCTGGAACACCTCGCGGAGTCGCTCGGGGTCCCAGTCGGCCCGTGCGCGCTCTTCGGCCGCCGAGTCGAGCGCGTCCGCGACGACCGCCTCGGCCGCGTCGAGACCGTCGGCCGCCTCGGTTCCGTCCGACTCCGCCCGGCGCTCGGCGATTCGGTCGGTGAAGGTCGCCACGTCCATCTCGAGTCCCTCCCGGCGCGCGAGGACGAACAGCGCGGCGGCGTAGGTCAGTTCCCAGTCGTTGTTGAACCCGCCGGCGTCCTTGAACGACTGGATAGCCCCCTTCTCGATGGTATCGTCGTGGACGCGTGCTATCGACTCCACGATGGCGCGTCGGTAGGAGTCGGCCACGTCCACGACTACCCCGTCGATGTCCAGCACGACCGCGTCTGCTTGCATGCGAGGGGGTAGTCAACCGGCGTTCAAGGGGCTTTCGACGGCGGAAAGCGGGGTCGGTTCGTCAGCCGTCTCACCCGCTGGACTCGCGCGCCCCTTTCCACTGGGCGACGTGCGTGAGCGTCACCAGTCCGAGTCCCCCGACGAGGTTTCCGGCCGTGACGACGGCCGTCGTCACGGCCAACTCGCCGAGTCCGATGTTCGCGCCGAGGAACATCCCGAAGACGACGTGGAGTATCGTGACGATGACGTGGTCGAAGACGCCCAGCGTCAGCAGTACGCCGACGATGTAGGACACTGCGATGCGACTGCCGACGCTGTTGACCGCTTCGAGCAGAAACGAGAGCAACGTAACCAGCGTCCCGCCGACGATGCCCTTGGCGAACTCGGCGGCGGGTCGCCGGTGGACGAAATCGTTGGCGTAGCCGACGAGCGCGTCCGCGGTCCCGTTCGGGAGCGCGCCCTTCACCGACAGCACGGCGACGAAGAGCGTGCCCCCGACGAGGTTGAGCGCGAACGTGACGGTCCACAGGCGGACGAGCGGGCCGACCAGCCACGAGTCGTCGGCGTCTACCGCCTTCGCCACCGGGTCGAAGAAGTTCTCGTTGAAGAGTTCGGTCCGGCCGACCACGAGGAAGACCAGGGCGGGTGCGAACGCGAGCGCACCGACGAGTTTGGCGACGCCGTGGCCGAACCGCGGTTCGACGAACGCCTCCGCGATGCCGAGCGCGACGATGCCGAAGACGACGGTGAAACCCGCGATGAAACTGGTCGCCACGAGTTCGAGCATCGACTGGTCGAGGCGGCGTTCGCCCTCCTCGACCGCTCGGTCGAATATCTCGATGGGGTCGGGTGCGACGGACACGTCGAACCGGTCGGTCGGCGCGATGTTAAGCGTCTCGGCAGGTAGGGTCTCCCTACGGGGGCTTTGGCCCGAATTACTCCCGCGCCACGAACAGGGTCTCGCCCGGCACGGTCTCGCGCTCGACCGGGACCGCGGCCGGGTCGCCGCCCAAGGTCGTGAACAGGAAGGCGGCGTCGTGGCGGCGGGCCACGTCGAGGGTCGGGCGGTGCAACTCGGGCGGGAGGTTCAGCGCGTAGACGGCGTCGGCCTCGCGGTAGACCTCGGGGTCGGGGTCGAGTACGTCGTCGGCGACGAACGAGACGCCGGCGGGCACCTCGCGGGGATGCACGTCGGTCGCGGTGACCGTCCTTCCGGTCTCGGCGAGCGCGGCGGCCACGTCGGTCCGGTTGCCGACGCCGACCTCCACGAGTCGTTCGAAGTCGGACAGGCGGCCGACGATGGCACGACGGGTTCGGGAACGCACGGCGGGAAGTTTATGGGTGGGTCCCCCATAGTGTTTCCCATGCTCGTTGACGTTGTTCCGGTCGGGGACCTCTCTGCGAAAGTCAAGCGGCAGGCTTCGACCGCCCTGCGTTCCGTCTACGACTGTGACGTTACTATCCACGACTCCCAGCCCGTCCCCACCGGGGCACACGACGAGAAACGCGACCAGTACCGCGCCGAGGAGTTCATCGAACTCGCCGGACGCGTCGGCTCCGGCGAGAAGAACATCGCCATCACGCCCAAAGACCTCTTCTACCGCCGCCGCAACTACGTCTTCGGTCTCGCCTACCTCGACGGCAACGGGAGCGTCATCTCGACGTATCGGCTCCAGACCTCCAGCGACGGCGGCTTCTCGAACCGGAGCGCCGTGGAGATATTCTCCGACCGCGTTCGCAAGGAGGTCGTCCACGAGATCGGCCACACCCTCGGACTGGAACACTGCGACAACAAGCGCTGCGTCATGAACTTCTCGCCGACCGTCCGCGAGGTGGACGTGAAAGAGGAGAACCTCTGCGGGTCCTGCCAGCGGGAAGTGCTGTAGTCGGCCGACGGTCCGTCCTCTCGCTCTCTTTCTGCCGTCCGCTCACGTTCTTCCTGCCGTCCGCGACACGGACTCTCCGGCTTCGAGCCTGTCGTCCGGTCCCGGTTACCTCCGAACCCGCACTCCGCGCCACCGCACGCCTTCCACGACCGCACCGACCAGCGAGACGGCGGCGACGACCAGCCACGGCATCTGCCTGCCGACCCACGCTGGCAGGACGTACTTCGAGATGGCGACGACGTAGCCGGCGTAGCGCCCGACCAGCGACTCCCGGCCGCCGTCGGCCAGATTCGCGTCGGTCGCGGTCGGGCGGTCGCTCGACCCTTCGGCGCGCGCGCCGTCGCTCCACTCGGCCGGCAGGCGGTCGGCCTCGTAGGGGAGCGCGCCGGTCTCGACCGCCCAGACGACTTCGCCCTCGTCGCTCACCTCGACCACGCGGTCGTTGTACGAGTCGGCGACCAGCGTGTGGCCGTTCGAGAGTCGGTCGGCGTCCCGCGGCCAGTCGAGTGTCCCGCTCCCGCCGAAGCGCCAGACGACCTCGCCCGACGCGTTCAGTTCGACCACGCGGTCGTGTTCGCTGTCGGCGACCAGCAGGTGGTCGTCGGCGAGGCGGTCGGGGTTGTGCTGTTCGTACAGCACGTCGCCCTTTCCGGCGAACCGGTTCGGGCCGACGACCGGTTCGACG
Protein-coding sequences here:
- the npdG gene encoding NADPH-dependent F420 reductase produces the protein MRIALLGGTGDIGQALALRWARDTGHEILVGSRDPEKARTKAGEYETELDSVGVERDVKGFANEMAADRADVVVLAVPAFHVRDLVESIADRIEDADVLVSPAVGMDRDDEGFHYKPPKAGSVTQLVADAAPEGVPVVGAFHNLSADRLANLDVELDLDTLVVGDDEDAVETVVQLGDQIEGLRALKAGGIANAAEVESMTPLLINLAVENDGMHDVGVKFE
- a CDS encoding UPF0146 family protein, coding for MRSRTRRAIVGRLSDFERLVEVGVGNRTDVAAALAETGRTVTATDVHPREVPAGVSFVADDVLDPDPEVYREADAVYALNLPPELHRPTLDVARRHDAAFLFTTLGGDPAAVPVERETVPGETLFVARE
- a CDS encoding formate/nitrite transporter family protein; translated protein: MSVAPDPIEIFDRAVEEGERRLDQSMLELVATSFIAGFTVVFGIVALGIAEAFVEPRFGHGVAKLVGALAFAPALVFLVVGRTELFNENFFDPVAKAVDADDSWLVGPLVRLWTVTFALNLVGGTLFVAVLSVKGALPNGTADALVGYANDFVHRRPAAEFAKGIVGGTLVTLLSFLLEAVNSVGSRIAVSYIVGVLLTLGVFDHVIVTILHVVFGMFLGANIGLGELAVTTAVVTAGNLVGGLGLVTLTHVAQWKGARESSG
- a CDS encoding TIGR01548 family HAD-type hydrolase — translated: MQADAVVLDIDGVVVDVADSYRRAIVESIARVHDDTIEKGAIQSFKDAGGFNNDWELTYAAALFVLARREGLEMDVATFTDRIAERRAESDGTEAADGLDAAEAVVADALDSAAEERARADWDPERLREVFQQLYLGAELYAEIEGGEPDLDAPGFIHDEPVLLDAETLDALAEYQLGVVTGRPSDEADIAQRRAGLDLPDDRRFTMDDWEEGKPHPRALVTLAERFGAESVVFVGDTLDDVKTAVNAADEDPDRDYFGVGVLTGGLTGEGGRRKYEAAGAAAVLDSVNDLPDLLE
- a CDS encoding transporter, which translates into the protein MVRFSTLVILAGIVLLFVPIPPVATILGILTILVGILMRWLG
- a CDS encoding UvrD-helicase domain-containing protein, producing the protein MSQETEERVTRLFGGPGSGKTTELLDRVEGLLDRDGVGVNDILLVSYTRAAANEVRERLAERRDLNPRSLQGSVCTMHAKAYELLDLSRNDVVGESDKKEFCEDFGIEFEDEYSGAGRRTARSTTLGNKIIATSQWLQRTRRDVADWYDVPFQWNDEEVRLPPDIDPNAQEGNKYTPTWPSDDDRLDVPEAIRAWRSYKGENDLVGFADMLQRVRQRSLLPNVDYLVIDEFQDITSLQYDVYEEWKPHMEKVLIAGDDDQVVYAWQGADPGLLLEEGGDDVILDTSHRLPSEILRVVQHEVRHIDKRQEKNLSPRKQGGTVEQVDSPSMLELVRNVRYTIEEHDGTLMLLFRARYQMFRFIDEFIDEGVPFKCLTDQRMWTDRLQQYVDAVEKIDAEEPITALQARRLADMLQDSAFGTNERDDLFDEIDERKEAADTDDLAEIEVEHDFVTDFAPFMPGPASAADMVRKVTSFQKNSMRAYFGGDYEGMEADRVRIGTIHSAKGREADHVFVATDLTEKVVEQMAATVDGPVDGEEFTSTTDPVPTLTDNERRVFYVGMSRARERLVVMENLVGGAPTLPIDVLLYNERNGKGVADVLEEVSEAPPQ
- a CDS encoding archaemetzincin family Zn-dependent metalloprotease, which encodes MLVDVVPVGDLSAKVKRQASTALRSVYDCDVTIHDSQPVPTGAHDEKRDQYRAEEFIELAGRVGSGEKNIAITPKDLFYRRRNYVFGLAYLDGNGSVISTYRLQTSSDGGFSNRSAVEIFSDRVRKEVVHEIGHTLGLEHCDNKRCVMNFSPTVREVDVKEENLCGSCQREVL
- a CDS encoding DUF7563 family protein, translated to MPECQNCGSFVTEAYARVFTPREIDDPRVCPECEDKIRDGSEVREARSPRNTS
- a CDS encoding methyl-accepting chemotaxis protein, giving the protein MKIRTKLIVLLLVISLVPVSVVGMAGLQNMQDIGSYAQDQSSKHLEDQITKDLNSTVEARTEEFENLLNVRRVDARSLAESTSVQNYQAASDGEMELIQRQSQKQVGYTALQMHDTIETTKQTVLEEEYGGRNWEDLSSAEQQQVENRVETILVGTTASGTRPDGTLAEMFQPGYIGDTGYAYVTDLDSNIVAHHSLEDGFNLKEDASLTVFEDIRSNVESSPAIRNGSKWGIAEYDWEDTTQKGNPKERKFIAYTYHEDFDWVLAPSVYYYELQTAAVQNARNGINESFRSYLNTRTVAVGGESVRAYDEVIMTDEKGQGVLRAHATEDGVTTESVEGTSYADAAWFNQTKSLEKGAVHFGEVRSVGGKQVAYITTPVYHGGEFAGTVALRFNYSILTGMTNHVTVGETGHLTIVNDEGRVLSHPNRSVVESGANIGDEAYAGSLAALAQKRILAGETGLNTYTRTEAGTERRYYVSYAPLQFSDRQFALLGTVPESDVKAPAAALRQDLRDRTTDARNFVILLVVGLVVAVVALGYKAAEYFSTPIEQIRDRATALADGRFDENADISASDDEIGELVEAFDEMQANLRTQVAELQTVSENLGNGELDQEVDTDLPGEYGAIMTDIDEGIEKLQVGFDEIRRTSEQIREGRLDQQVDTDLPGEYGAVLADLETGVEQLGASFDRIRDASQQLREGTLDQDVDAELPGQYGAVMSDLDAGLTEIESSLAEVKDLADRFARVSDETATSAQQIEAASQETAESVEEIAFGAEQQTEQLQAAASEMNDLSATIEEVASSADGVVETANEAVELADRGREHAADATAEISAIESEADTAVEQVENLEGQIEEINDIVQLITDIAEQTNLLALNASIEAARAGEAGEGFAVVANEIKSLANEAGDATEEVESRIEEIQTHTDDTVGDMRSMQERVETGSETIGDAIEMFDDIAGAIQEAEHGVEEISEAAEDQAVSTEEVVAMVDEVSGVSQQTAAEASSVSSATQEQTAAINDVSRNVETVSDSADALKELVDEFDVNDDAASADQQFGAESEFRSKPTVTDGGDGETTDSNT
- a CDS encoding HVO_0416 family zinc finger protein, translated to MATAPTGDDDVFDEFLSERGHDTETVGWEEDYNKKKCPDCGGLHDTAASECSVCGWRP